TTACAGGCGCGCGCGCCTCGCTCTGACAGAACCGCGCAAAGGAGGTTTCCGAGGACCCTATCGTCGAGTGGCTTCATGAAATACGTATCGAAAACATCTTCCGTCGAGGTGGTTCGAAACGTTTTCGGCAAGCCCGAAAATGCGGCCAGAAAAATAGCGCCGGCGATTGGTATCGCCCGGATGCGTCTCGCGGTCTCATGGCCATCCATGTCCGGCATGTCAATATCGAGAAAAACCAGTTGTGGTTTGAAACTAGGAATCATTTCGATAGCGGTGAGTCCGTCATAAACCGCACATGCGTCGACGCTCATCACTTGTAAGAGCGCAACAAGGCTGTTCGCGACGTCCTCGTTATCATCGACGACTAAAACTC
This window of the Candidatus Gastranaerophilales bacterium genome carries:
- a CDS encoding response regulator, giving the protein MNERQDFDGKKKCDNSCRVLVVDDNEDVANSLVALLQVMSVDACAVYDGLTAIEMIPSFKPQLVFLDIDMPDMDGHETARRIRAIPIAGAIFLAAFSGLPKTFRTTSTEDVFDTYFMKPLDDRVLGNLLCAVLSERGARACKHCPACQGGAPERPQFN